One window from the genome of Castellaniella sp. MT123 encodes:
- a CDS encoding phosphoglycolate phosphatase: MHFSGILFDLDGTLVHTIPDLASATNAMRSDMGLPPLPEDLIATFVGKGTEQLVMRALSHVDQAPSIELVMRGIARFQDHYRSLSGRHSQVYPGVIAGLQAFRSQGVKLAVVTNKGTEFTGPLLRQMGLDKYFDAVVCGDTCERKKPDPLPLFHACDLLGVLPSRALFIGDSINDALAARAAGIQVLALPYGYNEGQPVQSLPVDAIVGSLIEAAQWAADQTPQPA, encoded by the coding sequence ATGCATTTCTCCGGAATTCTGTTCGACCTGGATGGCACCCTGGTGCACACCATCCCGGACCTGGCAAGCGCCACCAACGCCATGCGTTCGGACATGGGCCTGCCCCCCCTCCCCGAAGACCTGATTGCCACTTTTGTCGGCAAAGGCACTGAACAACTGGTCATGCGGGCACTGAGCCACGTCGATCAGGCACCCAGCATCGAACTGGTCATGCGCGGTATCGCCCGTTTCCAGGATCACTACCGGTCGCTGAGTGGCCGACACAGCCAGGTGTATCCGGGCGTGATCGCCGGGCTGCAGGCCTTCCGCAGCCAGGGTGTCAAACTGGCGGTCGTCACCAACAAAGGAACGGAGTTCACGGGCCCGCTGCTGCGCCAGATGGGCCTGGACAAGTATTTCGACGCCGTGGTGTGCGGGGACACCTGCGAACGCAAGAAGCCCGACCCGCTGCCGCTGTTCCACGCCTGCGACCTGCTTGGCGTCCTGCCCAGCCGGGCCCTGTTCATCGGCGATTCGATCAACGACGCGCTGGCGGCGCGGGCTGCCGGGATCCAGGTGCTGGCCCTGCCCTACGGCTACAACGAAGGCCAGCCCGTGCAGAGCCTGCCGGTGGATGCTATAGTGGGATCCCTCATTGAAGCAGCCCAATGGGCTGCCGACCAGACACCACAACCCGCATGA
- the trpE gene encoding anthranilate synthase component I: MTEIEFNALAAQGYNRIPLIAETYADLDTPLAIYLKLAHAGPEAGRNSCLMESVVGGERFGRYSFIGLPAKTLIRATGTITEVVRQGQVVETHEGDPLAFIEAFQKRFRVALRPGMPRFAGGLAGYFGYDTVRHIEPRLGPCVKPRPAGQQPGTPDIMLMQVDELVIVDNLAGRTYLIVYADPQQPEAYALARRRLKALREKLRTPVVIPYAYASMQTPTERDFKKEDYIAAVLKAKEYIAAGDLMQVQVGQVIAKPFRDSPLSLYRALRSLNPSPYMFYWNFDTFHVVGASPEILVRQDREVEAGQSREMVTIRPLAGTRKRGATQEEDLRLEQELLADPKERAEHVMLIDLARNDIGRVAKTGTIEVTDTMTIERYSHVMHLVSNVRGELNDGMSNIDVLRATFPAGTLTGAPKVRAMEIIDELEPVRRGIYGGAAGYLSYGGEMDLAIAIRTGIIRDGMLYVQAAAGIVADSDPEKEWQETEAKARALLRAAEQVQFGLDEPI; this comes from the coding sequence ATGACAGAAATCGAATTCAATGCACTGGCCGCCCAAGGCTACAACCGCATCCCGCTGATCGCGGAAACCTATGCCGACCTGGATACGCCGCTGGCGATCTACCTGAAGCTCGCCCACGCCGGCCCCGAGGCTGGACGCAACAGCTGCCTGATGGAATCGGTCGTCGGCGGCGAACGCTTCGGCCGCTATTCCTTCATCGGGCTGCCCGCCAAAACCCTGATCCGCGCCACCGGCACGATCACGGAAGTCGTGCGGCAAGGCCAGGTCGTGGAAACCCATGAAGGCGATCCGCTCGCCTTCATCGAGGCCTTCCAGAAACGTTTCCGGGTCGCCCTACGGCCTGGCATGCCGCGCTTCGCGGGCGGTCTGGCGGGCTACTTTGGCTACGACACCGTGCGCCACATCGAGCCGCGCCTGGGCCCTTGCGTCAAACCCCGGCCCGCCGGCCAGCAACCCGGCACCCCCGACATCATGCTGATGCAGGTCGACGAACTGGTCATCGTGGACAATCTGGCCGGGCGCACCTACCTGATCGTCTACGCCGATCCGCAACAGCCCGAGGCCTATGCCCTGGCCCGCCGGCGTCTGAAGGCCTTGCGTGAAAAACTGCGCACCCCCGTCGTCATCCCCTACGCTTATGCCAGCATGCAGACGCCGACCGAGCGCGATTTCAAGAAGGAAGACTACATCGCGGCCGTGCTGAAGGCGAAGGAATACATCGCCGCCGGCGACCTGATGCAGGTGCAGGTGGGCCAGGTGATCGCCAAACCCTTCCGCGACTCACCCCTGTCGCTGTACCGGGCGCTGCGATCCCTGAACCCCTCGCCCTATATGTTCTACTGGAATTTCGACACCTTCCATGTGGTGGGAGCCTCGCCGGAAATCCTGGTACGCCAGGACCGCGAGGTCGAAGCCGGGCAAAGCCGCGAGATGGTCACCATCCGCCCGCTGGCCGGCACGCGCAAGCGCGGCGCCACCCAGGAAGAGGATCTGCGTCTGGAACAGGAACTGCTGGCCGACCCGAAGGAACGCGCGGAACACGTGATGCTCATCGACCTGGCGCGCAACGACATCGGTCGTGTGGCGAAGACCGGTACGATCGAAGTCACCGACACCATGACGATCGAGCGCTATTCCCACGTCATGCACCTGGTGTCCAACGTGCGCGGCGAACTGAACGACGGCATGAGCAACATCGACGTGCTGCGCGCCACTTTCCCGGCCGGCACCCTGACCGGCGCACCGAAGGTACGCGCCATGGAGATCATCGACGAGCTGGAACCGGTGCGCCGCGGCATCTACGGCGGCGCGGCCGGCTACCTGAGCTACGGCGGGGAAATGGACCTGGCGATCGCGATCCGCACCGGCATCATCCGCGACGGCATGCTGTACGTACAGGCCGCCGCCGGAATTGTCGCGGATTCGGATCCGGAAAAGGAATGGCAGGAAACCGAAGCCAAGGCCCGGGCCCTGCTGCGCGCCGCCGAACAGGTCCAGTTCGGGCTGGACGAGCCGATCTGA